The proteins below come from a single Xenopus tropicalis strain Nigerian chromosome 9, UCB_Xtro_10.0, whole genome shotgun sequence genomic window:
- the mettl21a gene encoding protein N-lysine methyltransferase METTL21A encodes MALVPYTDSGVQSLKRFHDSSASFKFVNHNIEIKQDWKQLGVAAVVWDAALVLCMYLESEGIHLQNSSVIELGAGTGLVGIVAALLGAQVTITDRDLAMEFLRMNVRDNIPKDSLHRVSVRALNWGKSLEEFSTYDFILGADIIYLEETFPDLLQTFLHLSSQQSVILLSSRLRYQRDHDFLEMMKLHFTIADVYYDKNTDVHIFRAQLRQRKEL; translated from the exons ATGGCACTGGTGCCCTACACTGACAGCGGAGTTCAAAGTCTGAAGAGATTTCATGATTCCAGTGCATCATTTAAATTTGTGAACCACAATATAGAGATAAAGCAAGACTGGAAACAGCTGGGAGTTGCAGCAGTTGTCTGGGATGCA GCTTTGGTCCTTTGCATGTATCTGGAATCTGAAGGTATCCATTTGCAAAACAGCTCTGTGATAGAGCTTGGTGCTGGCACAGGCCTTGTGGGGATTGTGGCTGCATTGTTAG GTGCTCAAGTTACTATCACAGACAGAGACCTTGCAATGGAATTTCTTAGGATGAACGTGAGAGATAACATTCCTAAAGACAGTCTGCACAGAGTGTCTGTTAGAGCTCTGAACTGGGGAAAGTCTTTGGAAGAATTTTCCACCTATGATTTCATTTTGGGAGCTGATATTATTTATTTGGAAGAAACATTTCCAGACCTGTTGCAAACATTCCTTCACTTGAGCTCACAGCAATCAGTGATTCTGTTATCGAGTCGACTTCGTTATCAGCGAGACCatgacttcctggaaatgatgAAGCTACACTTTACTATAGCAGATGTTTATTATGACAAAAATACTGATGTGCATATATTTAGAGCTCAGCTTAGGCAAAGAAAAGAGCTTTAA
- the creb1 gene encoding cyclic AMP-responsive element-binding protein 1: protein MTMESGAETQQSGDAAVTEAEAQQMTIQTQPQIATLAQVSMAAAHATSSAPTVTLVQLPNGQTVQVHGVIQAAQPSVIQSPQVQTVQISTIAESEDSQESVDSVTDSQKRREILSRRPSYRKILNDLSSDAPGVPRIEEEKSEEETSAPAITTVTVPTPIYQTSSGQYIAITQGGAIQLANNGTDGVQGLQTLTMANTTASQPGTTILQYAQTTDGQQILVPSNQVVVQAASGDVQTYQIRTAPTSTIAPGVVMASSPALPAQPAEEAARKREVRLMKNREAARECRRKKKEYVKCLENRVAVLENQNKTLIEELKALKDLYCHKSD, encoded by the exons ATGACCATGGAATCTGGTGCAGAGACACAGCAGAGTGGAGATGCCGCTGTCACAGAGGCAGAAGCCCAACAGATGACAATACAGACCCAACCACAGATTGCAACATTAGCACAG GTATCCATGGCGGCTGCACATGCAACCTCATCTGCTCCTACAGTAACATTAGTTCAGTTACCCAATGGACAGACAGTTCAAGTTCATGGAGTTATCCAAGCTGCACAGCCTTCTGTCATACAGTCCCCACAAGTACAAACAGTGCAA ATTTCCACTATTGCTGAAAGCGAAGATTCTCAAGAATCAGTAGACAGTGTTACTGACTCTCAAAAACGCAGAGAAATTTTGTCCAGGAGACCATCATACAG AAAAATTTTAAATGACTTGTCTTCAGATGCTCCAGGAGTACCAAGAATTGAGGAGGAAAAATCAGAAGAAGAAACTTCGGCTCCTGCTATCACAACAGTTACTGTTCCAACTCCTATCTATCAAACCAGCAGTGGACAGTATA tTGCTATTACCCAAGGAGGAGCAATACAGCTTGCTAACAATGGTACAGATGGAGTGCAAGGACTTCAGACATTAACCATGGCTAATACAACAGCATCCCAACCAGGAACCACCATTTTACAATATGCACAGACCACAGATGGACAGCAGATACTTGTTCCTAGCAATCAAGTTGTTGTCCAAG CTGCCTCAGGAGATGTACAGACATACCAGATCCGTACAGCACCTACCAGCACTATTGCACCAGGAGTGGTAATGGCTTCTTCTCCTGCACTTCCTGCCCAGCCTGCTGAAGAGGCTGCACGAAAACGAGAAGTGAGGCTTATGAAAAACAG ggAAGCAGCACGGGAATGCCGCAGAAAGAAAAAAGAGTATGTCAAATGCCTAGAGAACAGAGTAGCGGTCCTTGAAAACCAAAACAAGACACTGATAGAGGAACTGAAAGCACTTAAAGACCTTTACTGCCACAAATCTGACTAG
- the creb1 gene encoding cyclic AMP-responsive element-binding protein 1 isoform X1 — MAAAHATSSAPTVTLVQLPNGQTVQVHGVIQAAQPSVIQSPQVQTVQISTIAESEDSQESVDSVTDSQKRREILSRRPSYRKILNDLSSDAPGVPRIEEEKSEEETSAPAITTVTVPTPIYQTSSGQYIAITQGGAIQLANNGTDGVQGLQTLTMANTTASQPGTTILQYAQTTDGQQILVPSNQVVVQAASGDVQTYQIRTAPTSTIAPGVVMASSPALPAQPAEEAARKREVRLMKNREAARECRRKKKEYVKCLENRVAVLENQNKTLIEELKALKDLYCHKSD; from the exons ATGGCGGCTGCACATGCAACCTCATCTGCTCCTACAGTAACATTAGTTCAGTTACCCAATGGACAGACAGTTCAAGTTCATGGAGTTATCCAAGCTGCACAGCCTTCTGTCATACAGTCCCCACAAGTACAAACAGTGCAA ATTTCCACTATTGCTGAAAGCGAAGATTCTCAAGAATCAGTAGACAGTGTTACTGACTCTCAAAAACGCAGAGAAATTTTGTCCAGGAGACCATCATACAG AAAAATTTTAAATGACTTGTCTTCAGATGCTCCAGGAGTACCAAGAATTGAGGAGGAAAAATCAGAAGAAGAAACTTCGGCTCCTGCTATCACAACAGTTACTGTTCCAACTCCTATCTATCAAACCAGCAGTGGACAGTATA tTGCTATTACCCAAGGAGGAGCAATACAGCTTGCTAACAATGGTACAGATGGAGTGCAAGGACTTCAGACATTAACCATGGCTAATACAACAGCATCCCAACCAGGAACCACCATTTTACAATATGCACAGACCACAGATGGACAGCAGATACTTGTTCCTAGCAATCAAGTTGTTGTCCAAG CTGCCTCAGGAGATGTACAGACATACCAGATCCGTACAGCACCTACCAGCACTATTGCACCAGGAGTGGTAATGGCTTCTTCTCCTGCACTTCCTGCCCAGCCTGCTGAAGAGGCTGCACGAAAACGAGAAGTGAGGCTTATGAAAAACAG ggAAGCAGCACGGGAATGCCGCAGAAAGAAAAAAGAGTATGTCAAATGCCTAGAGAACAGAGTAGCGGTCCTTGAAAACCAAAACAAGACACTGATAGAGGAACTGAAAGCACTTAAAGACCTTTACTGCCACAAATCTGACTAG